One part of the Brevundimonas sp. NIBR11 genome encodes these proteins:
- a CDS encoding DUF1295 domain-containing protein has protein sequence MTLTDLAALLGLNLALLVVTMLALWGLALRLKDVSFVDGVWPLGMLLLALATFPRTDGDQTRKFLLLWLCAVWAVRLGWHLLRRWREKGIDGRYADIVETQEREHGWSFGKTALLFVFLPQAVLGWLTSLPVQMGQVEHGPIGWIGWIGAMIVVVGIGFESIGDAQLSAFRKDPKNNGKVLDTGLWRYTRHPNYFGDACVWWGLWLIAAETGWVGIVSVVGPIFLTFTLTKWSGIGITEKAIGKTKPKYADYIRRTSAFIPMPPKKL, from the coding sequence ATGACCCTGACCGATCTCGCCGCCCTGCTGGGCCTGAACCTGGCTCTGCTTGTCGTGACGATGCTGGCCCTGTGGGGACTGGCGCTCCGGCTTAAAGACGTCAGCTTCGTCGACGGCGTCTGGCCCTTGGGCATGCTGCTGCTGGCGTTGGCAACCTTCCCCCGCACGGATGGGGACCAGACGCGGAAATTCCTGCTGCTGTGGCTCTGCGCCGTCTGGGCCGTCCGCTTGGGCTGGCACCTGCTGAGGCGCTGGCGCGAGAAGGGAATCGACGGCCGCTATGCCGACATCGTCGAGACCCAGGAACGCGAACACGGCTGGAGCTTCGGCAAGACGGCCCTGCTGTTCGTTTTCCTGCCTCAGGCGGTGCTCGGTTGGCTGACATCGCTGCCGGTGCAGATGGGTCAGGTCGAGCATGGACCGATTGGCTGGATCGGTTGGATCGGGGCGATGATCGTGGTCGTCGGCATCGGCTTCGAGAGCATCGGCGACGCCCAGCTCTCAGCCTTCCGCAAGGACCCGAAGAACAACGGCAAGGTGCTGGACACGGGACTGTGGCGCTATACCCGCCACCCCAACTATTTCGGCGACGCCTGCGTTTGGTGGGGGCTGTGGCTGATCGCGGCGGAGACCGGCTGGGTCGGGATCGTCTCGGTGGTCGGACCGATATTCCTGACCTTCACCCTGACCAAGTGGTCAGGCATCGGCATCACCGAAAAGGCCATCGGTAAGACCAAGCCGAAGTACGCCGACTACATTCGCCGGACCAGCGCCTTCATCCCCATGCCGCCGAAGAAGCTTTGA
- the hmgA gene encoding homogentisate 1,2-dioxygenase yields MTLNSATYLTGFGNHFATEAVPGALPVGRNSPQKTPMGLYAEQLSGTAFTAPRAENRRSWLYRLRPSAQHPAYQPFDQGRVRSGPFHDAPPSPNRMRWDPLPIPTEPTDWVEGLITYGGNGDAEAQVGVGVHLYAANRCMTDRVFYDADGELLIVPQQGDHAFVTEFGRIEAQPGHIVVIPRGVRFRVECDTPIRGYVCENYGAPFRLPDLGPIGSNGLANPRDFEAPVAAFEDVSRPTECVQKYAGRLWVTTFDHSPLDVVAWHGNLAPYRWDTARFNTIGTVSFDHPDPSIFTVLTSPSDTVGTANCDFVIFPPRWMVAEDTFRPPWFHRNVMSEFMGLVTGEYDAKEGGFAPGGASLHNCMSGHGPDQASYDKAVSATLQPVKIDKTLAFMFETRFPIRTTEWAQTTPTMQLDYDDVWIGFAKGDVANK; encoded by the coding sequence ATGACGCTGAACAGCGCGACCTATCTGACCGGCTTCGGCAATCACTTCGCGACGGAGGCCGTGCCCGGCGCCCTGCCGGTCGGCCGCAACTCTCCGCAGAAGACGCCGATGGGCCTCTATGCCGAGCAACTGAGCGGCACGGCCTTCACCGCCCCACGCGCCGAGAACCGCCGCAGCTGGCTCTACCGCCTGCGCCCCTCGGCCCAGCACCCGGCCTACCAGCCCTTCGACCAGGGCCGCGTTCGCTCCGGCCCCTTCCACGACGCCCCGCCCAGCCCCAACCGCATGCGCTGGGACCCTCTGCCGATCCCGACCGAGCCGACCGACTGGGTCGAGGGCCTGATCACCTACGGCGGCAACGGCGATGCGGAGGCCCAGGTCGGGGTCGGCGTCCACCTCTACGCCGCCAACCGCTGCATGACCGACCGCGTCTTCTACGACGCCGACGGTGAGCTGCTGATCGTACCGCAGCAGGGCGACCACGCCTTCGTCACCGAGTTCGGCCGCATCGAAGCCCAACCCGGCCACATCGTCGTCATTCCGCGCGGCGTGCGCTTCCGCGTCGAGTGCGATACGCCCATCCGCGGCTATGTCTGCGAGAACTACGGCGCCCCGTTCCGCCTGCCGGACCTCGGCCCCATCGGCTCCAACGGCTTGGCCAACCCGCGCGACTTCGAGGCGCCGGTCGCGGCCTTCGAGGACGTCTCCCGCCCGACCGAATGCGTGCAGAAATACGCCGGCCGCCTGTGGGTCACGACCTTCGATCATTCGCCGCTGGACGTCGTCGCCTGGCACGGCAACCTCGCGCCGTATCGCTGGGACACCGCGCGGTTCAACACCATCGGCACGGTCAGTTTCGACCACCCGGACCCGTCGATCTTCACCGTCCTGACTTCGCCCAGCGACACCGTCGGCACGGCCAACTGCGACTTCGTCATCTTCCCGCCCCGCTGGATGGTGGCCGAGGACACCTTCCGCCCGCCGTGGTTCCACCGGAATGTCATGAGCGAGTTCATGGGTCTGGTGACCGGCGAGTACGACGCCAAGGAAGGCGGCTTCGCCCCCGGGGGGGCCTCCCTGCACAACTGCATGAGCGGCCACGGTCCGGATCAGGCCAGCTACGACAAGGCGGTCTCGGCGACCCTTCAACCGGTGAAGATAGACAAGACCCTGGCCTTCATGTTCGAGACGCGTTTCCCCATCCGCACCACGGAATGGGCGCAAACCACCCCGACGATGCAGCTCGACTATGACGACGTCTGGATCGGCTTCGCCAAGGGCGACGTCGCCAACAAGTAA
- a CDS encoding acyl-CoA dehydrogenase family protein: protein MPLILTEEQTMLKEAADGFLSENAPISALRKLRDSRDADGLSRDLWKAFGEMGFAGVIIPEEHGGSGLGAVEAGIVAEGLGRTLTPSPYFGSSILAARVLIDAASAEQQAAWLPKIAAGDAIVSLALDEGPKHQPNRIATTAERSGNGFKLNGAKGFVLDGHIADALIVAAKTDGGVTLFLVDPKTSGVEIERTVMVDAHNAARVTLTDVQVDADAVIGDVDAGEAALEGALNLGRACAAACLTGAGDQAFATTVEYLKTRKQFGKLIGEFQALQHRAAHLFTELELAKAATLGALQRLDAGAPKADLAVSVAKAKAGRVAELAVQEAVQMHGGVGMTDEFDVGLYMKRVRVLNELLGDAGFHAEKLARAGGY from the coding sequence TTGCCCCTGATCCTCACCGAAGAGCAGACGATGCTGAAGGAGGCCGCCGACGGCTTCCTGTCGGAAAACGCCCCTATCTCGGCCCTGCGCAAGCTGCGGGACAGCCGCGACGCCGACGGCCTCTCGCGCGACCTGTGGAAGGCGTTCGGCGAAATGGGCTTCGCCGGCGTCATCATCCCGGAAGAGCACGGCGGCTCCGGCCTCGGCGCCGTGGAGGCGGGCATTGTGGCCGAAGGGCTAGGCCGCACCCTGACGCCGTCGCCGTATTTCGGCTCGTCGATCCTGGCCGCCCGCGTCCTGATCGACGCCGCCTCGGCTGAGCAACAGGCCGCCTGGCTGCCGAAGATCGCGGCGGGCGACGCCATCGTGTCGCTGGCGCTGGACGAAGGTCCGAAGCACCAGCCCAACCGCATCGCCACCACCGCCGAACGCTCCGGCAACGGATTTAAGCTGAATGGCGCGAAAGGCTTCGTGCTCGACGGCCATATCGCCGACGCCCTGATCGTCGCCGCGAAGACCGACGGCGGAGTGACCCTCTTCCTCGTCGATCCGAAGACCTCGGGCGTCGAGATCGAGCGCACCGTCATGGTCGACGCCCACAACGCCGCTCGCGTGACCCTGACCGACGTTCAGGTCGATGCCGACGCCGTCATCGGCGACGTCGATGCGGGCGAGGCCGCCCTTGAGGGCGCGCTCAACCTCGGCCGCGCCTGCGCCGCCGCCTGTCTGACCGGCGCGGGCGATCAGGCCTTCGCGACGACCGTCGAATACCTCAAGACCCGCAAGCAGTTCGGCAAGCTGATCGGCGAGTTCCAGGCCCTTCAGCACCGCGCCGCTCATCTGTTCACCGAGCTGGAGCTGGCCAAGGCCGCGACCTTGGGCGCCCTTCAACGCCTCGACGCGGGCGCGCCCAAGGCCGACCTCGCCGTCTCGGTCGCCAAGGCCAAGGCCGGACGCGTCGCTGAACTGGCGGTCCAGGAAGCGGTCCAGATGCACGGCGGCGTCGGCATGACCGACGAGTTCGACGTGGGCCTCTACATGAAGCGGGTCCGGGTCCTGAACGAACTGCTGGGCGACGCGGGCTTCCATGCGGAAAAACTGGCGAGAGCGGGGGGGTACTGA
- a CDS encoding acyl-CoA dehydrogenase family protein → MADLETFRAETRAWLEANCPAECRGPLDNDEDRVWGGRQATFKTPAHKRWMDVMAARGWTAPQWPTEYGGGGLDREEAKILASEMRRIDAQMPLSSFGIWMLGPALLQFGTEEQKKRFLPEIVRGEIRWCQGYSEPGAGSDLAAVQTRAEDRGDHWIINGQKIWTSYADKADWIFCLIRTDPEAPKHLGISFVLFDMATPGVTTKPIELISGKSAFCETFFDDVRVEKENLVGTLNRGWDVAKALLAHERTMIGAVGDMGRPMSQVAVDSIGLDDAGRLYEPMLRAKIAELEIDAAAFRLSMERVGDQVKAKQVSPAIASMLKYYGSELNKRRHELAMSAGGSDALEWESERSNHGTPARDWLRTKANSIEGGTSEVQLNIIAKHLLQLPGA, encoded by the coding sequence ATGGCCGATCTGGAAACCTTCCGCGCCGAGACGCGCGCCTGGCTGGAGGCGAACTGCCCGGCCGAGTGCCGCGGCCCGCTGGACAATGACGAGGACCGGGTCTGGGGCGGGCGCCAGGCGACTTTCAAGACCCCGGCCCACAAGCGCTGGATGGACGTCATGGCGGCGCGCGGCTGGACGGCGCCGCAATGGCCCACGGAATACGGCGGCGGCGGGCTGGACCGCGAGGAGGCCAAAATCCTGGCGTCGGAAATGCGCCGCATCGACGCACAGATGCCCCTGTCGTCCTTCGGCATCTGGATGCTGGGCCCGGCGTTGCTGCAGTTCGGGACCGAGGAACAAAAGAAGCGCTTCCTGCCCGAGATCGTGCGCGGCGAGATCCGCTGGTGCCAGGGCTATTCCGAGCCCGGCGCTGGCTCGGACCTGGCCGCCGTCCAGACCCGCGCCGAAGACAGAGGCGATCACTGGATCATCAACGGCCAGAAGATCTGGACCTCCTATGCCGACAAGGCCGACTGGATCTTCTGCCTGATCCGCACCGACCCGGAGGCGCCCAAGCATTTAGGCATCTCCTTCGTCCTGTTCGACATGGCCACGCCCGGCGTCACGACCAAGCCCATCGAGCTGATCTCCGGCAAGTCCGCCTTCTGCGAGACCTTTTTCGACGACGTGCGGGTTGAGAAGGAAAACCTCGTCGGCACGCTGAACCGGGGTTGGGACGTGGCCAAGGCGTTGCTGGCTCACGAGCGCACCATGATCGGCGCCGTCGGCGACATGGGCCGTCCAATGAGCCAGGTCGCGGTCGATTCCATCGGTCTGGACGACGCCGGTCGTCTCTACGAGCCAATGCTGCGGGCCAAGATCGCCGAGCTGGAGATCGACGCCGCCGCCTTCCGCCTGTCGATGGAGCGGGTCGGCGATCAGGTGAAGGCCAAACAGGTCTCGCCCGCCATCGCCTCCATGCTGAAATATTACGGCTCGGAGCTGAACAAGCGCCGCCACGAACTGGCCATGTCCGCCGGCGGCTCGGACGCCCTGGAGTGGGAAAGCGAGCGGTCGAACCACGGCACGCCCGCCCGCGACTGGCTGCGCACCAAGGCAAACTCGATTGAAGGCGGCACCAGCGAGGTGCAACTGAACATCATCGCCAAACACCTGCTTCAGCTGCCGGGAGCCTGA
- a CDS encoding GNAT family acetyltransferase: protein MTYVTRGVFAAASLLLMLLATALVVLGLREAWEGFANPDASGADAVLDVLGYVIVAIAVFDVAKYLFEDEVRRGNEKRSAAEARRSLTKFLSTIIIALFLEALVMVFKTAREDVTQMGYPTALLAASVFVLIGLGIFQRLSATVEEKVGEDDEAEDDADRVDAGKPVRRGKAGTAKT, encoded by the coding sequence ATGACCTACGTGACACGCGGCGTTTTCGCCGCCGCCAGCCTGTTGTTGATGTTGCTGGCAACGGCCCTCGTCGTGCTGGGACTGCGCGAAGCGTGGGAGGGGTTCGCCAACCCCGACGCGTCGGGAGCGGACGCCGTACTGGACGTGCTCGGCTATGTGATCGTCGCCATCGCCGTGTTCGACGTGGCCAAATACCTTTTCGAGGACGAGGTTCGGCGCGGAAACGAGAAGCGCAGCGCGGCCGAGGCGCGACGCAGCCTGACCAAGTTCCTGTCCACGATCATCATCGCCCTGTTCCTCGAGGCGCTGGTCATGGTTTTCAAGACGGCCCGCGAGGACGTAACCCAGATGGGCTATCCCACGGCGCTTCTGGCTGCGTCGGTGTTTGTGCTGATCGGCCTGGGCATCTTCCAGCGCCTGTCGGCGACGGTCGAGGAGAAGGTCGGGGAAGACGACGAGGCCGAGGACGACGCCGACCGCGTCGATGCCGGAAAACCCGTCAGACGCGGGAAGGCAGGAACGGCGAAAACGTGA
- a CDS encoding Lrp/AsnC family transcriptional regulator, with protein MMTAIFVFIKCELGHANDVAADMVDNVENVSEVYSTSGQYDLLAKFQLPKEMDIGTFVTKSVQTRPHIRDTFTVITFSPFLPSRV; from the coding sequence ATGATGACCGCCATCTTCGTCTTCATCAAATGCGAGCTGGGCCACGCCAACGACGTCGCCGCCGACATGGTGGACAATGTCGAGAACGTTTCGGAGGTCTATTCGACCTCGGGTCAGTACGACCTGCTGGCCAAGTTCCAGCTGCCGAAGGAGATGGACATCGGGACCTTCGTGACGAAGTCGGTCCAGACCCGGCCCCATATCCGCGACACCTTCACCGTCATCACGTTTTCGCCGTTCCTGCCTTCCCGCGTCTGA
- a CDS encoding alpha/beta hydrolase has product MSDKPLDLEAEYNNRAAVPDHPVVMARWKADAETARAAHPPTALPYGSGEREVMDLFEAGPDAPVAVFIHGGYWQALDKSWFSWVALALLEHGVSVAIPSYDLCPNVRLGKIVSQMRDAVELIRARTGKRPVVFGHSAGGHLSACMLSEGRAGGAVAISGLFNLEPLVPTSLNAALGLDAREAAALSPVHWPVPNGSTPGGTVLDCVVGAAETAEFVRQSRDMADDWGGKGVDTRFEALPGLNHFTVLDPLSDPDSSLVRRIVELAKA; this is encoded by the coding sequence GTGTCGGATAAGCCCCTCGATCTCGAAGCCGAATACAACAACCGCGCGGCGGTGCCGGACCACCCTGTCGTCATGGCGCGCTGGAAGGCGGACGCCGAGACAGCCCGCGCCGCCCATCCCCCGACCGCCCTGCCCTACGGGTCCGGCGAACGCGAGGTGATGGACCTGTTCGAGGCCGGGCCGGACGCGCCCGTCGCGGTCTTCATCCACGGCGGATACTGGCAGGCGCTCGACAAGTCGTGGTTCAGCTGGGTCGCGTTGGCGCTCCTCGAACACGGCGTCAGCGTCGCCATTCCGTCCTACGACCTTTGCCCCAACGTGCGCCTGGGGAAGATCGTCAGCCAGATGCGCGATGCGGTGGAGTTGATCCGCGCCCGAACCGGCAAGCGTCCGGTCGTGTTCGGCCATTCGGCGGGAGGGCATCTGTCGGCCTGCATGTTGTCCGAGGGCCGGGCGGGTGGGGCCGTGGCGATCTCCGGCCTGTTCAATCTGGAGCCTCTGGTCCCGACCTCGCTTAACGCGGCGCTGGGGCTGGACGCGCGGGAAGCCGCGGCCCTGTCGCCGGTCCATTGGCCCGTGCCGAACGGATCGACGCCGGGCGGGACGGTGCTGGATTGCGTCGTCGGCGCCGCTGAGACGGCCGAGTTCGTGCGCCAGTCGCGGGACATGGCGGACGACTGGGGCGGCAAGGGGGTGGACACTCGGTTCGAAGCCCTGCCCGGCCTGAACCATTTCACCGTGCTGGACCCGCTCTCCGATCCGGACAGCAGCCTGGTGCGGCGGATCGTAGAACTGGCGAAAGCGTAA
- a CDS encoding monovalent cation:proton antiporter-2 (CPA2) family protein yields MADPAAGMNLGHAVVLLSAAVVAVPLFRKLGMGSVLGYLTAGVIIGPFALGMIGDAEAILHVAELGVVMFLFIIGLEMRPAKLWKLRKEIFGLGAAQVVTASVLLTLTAIAFGIAPAVAFVGASGFVLSSTAVIMQTLDERNEINTPHGQRAVSILLLEDLAIVPLLAIVAVLGTALGTAQDGPPLWQTIGFAVAAVVGVILAGKYAINPIFRQLAKYGGREVMLAAALLVVCGAAWALSLGGLSMAMGAFLAGVLLSDSTFRHQLEADVDPFRSILLGLFFLSVGMSLNLGVVVTDWRWVVGGVVVFMLVKAIGIYTIARLFKAKHPEALERSALFAQGGEFAFVLFGAAMMAGLFDARTAAIFTAIVILSMVATPLVTAVVSRFFLKEAEIDVDEVDGVDRAQNLRERVLVIGFGRFAQVVCQPLLARDVDVSIIDMDVEMIQAAGNFGFKVYYGDGSRLDVLRASGAETAETILVCVDKPEAADRIVELVKAEFPLTKLFVRAYDRGHSIRLINAGVEFHIRETFESALAFGEHVLKDLGFSEDEARETIEDVRRRDEERLTLQVTGGLQAGRSLWRNNTSTPQPEPYVKPRREARALNEDTAEVMVAEDEERRQEQA; encoded by the coding sequence ATGGCGGACCCGGCAGCAGGCATGAATCTCGGCCACGCGGTGGTGCTGCTGTCCGCCGCCGTCGTCGCCGTGCCCCTGTTCCGCAAGCTCGGCATGGGTTCGGTGCTGGGCTACCTGACCGCCGGGGTGATCATCGGCCCCTTCGCGCTCGGCATGATCGGCGATGCCGAGGCCATTCTCCACGTTGCCGAGCTCGGCGTGGTCATGTTCCTGTTCATCATCGGACTGGAGATGCGACCGGCGAAGCTGTGGAAGCTACGCAAGGAAATCTTCGGCCTCGGGGCGGCCCAGGTGGTCACGGCTTCTGTCCTTCTGACCCTCACCGCCATAGCCTTCGGCATCGCCCCGGCCGTGGCCTTCGTCGGCGCCTCGGGCTTCGTCCTGTCCTCGACCGCTGTAATCATGCAGACCCTGGATGAGCGCAACGAGATCAACACCCCGCACGGTCAGCGGGCGGTGTCGATCTTGTTGCTGGAAGACCTCGCCATCGTGCCTCTTCTGGCCATCGTGGCGGTGCTGGGGACGGCGCTGGGCACGGCCCAGGACGGACCGCCCCTGTGGCAGACGATCGGCTTCGCCGTCGCCGCCGTCGTCGGGGTCATCCTGGCCGGCAAATACGCGATCAATCCCATCTTCCGTCAGCTGGCCAAGTACGGCGGGCGCGAGGTCATGCTGGCCGCCGCCCTGCTGGTCGTCTGCGGCGCGGCCTGGGCCCTGTCTCTCGGGGGGCTGTCGATGGCCATGGGCGCCTTCCTGGCCGGCGTCCTGCTGTCGGATTCGACCTTCCGGCATCAGCTGGAGGCGGACGTCGATCCCTTCCGGTCGATCCTGCTCGGCCTGTTCTTCCTGTCGGTCGGGATGTCGCTGAACCTCGGCGTGGTCGTGACCGACTGGCGCTGGGTCGTCGGCGGGGTCGTCGTGTTCATGCTGGTCAAGGCCATCGGCATCTACACGATCGCCCGCCTGTTCAAGGCCAAACACCCCGAGGCGCTGGAGCGCTCGGCCCTGTTCGCGCAAGGGGGAGAGTTCGCCTTCGTCCTGTTCGGCGCGGCCATGATGGCCGGGCTGTTCGACGCCAGGACGGCGGCGATCTTCACCGCCATCGTCATCCTGTCGATGGTGGCCACGCCATTGGTGACGGCGGTGGTGTCGCGCTTCTTCCTCAAGGAGGCCGAGATCGACGTCGACGAGGTGGACGGGGTCGACCGGGCCCAGAACCTGCGCGAGCGGGTGCTGGTCATCGGCTTCGGCCGCTTCGCCCAGGTAGTCTGTCAGCCGCTTTTGGCGCGCGACGTGGACGTTTCGATCATCGACATGGATGTGGAGATGATTCAGGCCGCCGGAAACTTCGGCTTCAAGGTCTATTACGGCGACGGCTCGCGGCTGGACGTACTGCGGGCTTCCGGGGCCGAGACGGCTGAGACCATCCTGGTCTGCGTGGACAAGCCGGAAGCCGCCGACCGGATCGTGGAGCTGGTCAAGGCCGAGTTCCCCCTGACCAAGCTGTTCGTGCGCGCCTACGATCGCGGCCACTCGATACGATTGATCAACGCGGGCGTGGAGTTCCACATCCGCGAGACCTTTGAAAGCGCCCTGGCCTTCGGCGAGCATGTGCTGAAGGACCTTGGCTTCTCCGAGGACGAGGCCCGCGAGACCATCGAGGACGTCCGTCGCCGCGACGAGGAGCGCCTGACGCTCCAGGTCACGGGCGGCTTGCAGGCGGGGCGCAGCCTGTGGCGCAACAACACCTCCACGCCGCAGCCGGAACCCTATGTGAAGCCGCGCCGCGAGGCCCGAGCCCTGAACGAGGACACCGCTGAGGTCATGGTCGCCGAGGACGAGGAACGGCGGCAGGAGCAGGCCTGA